The following coding sequences are from one Formosa haliotis window:
- a CDS encoding Smr/MutS family protein, with translation MKFKKGDTVSVLDEDITGVILKIEGMSVSVETTDGFILEFDAHELIKIKSDTGLESQLFLDNSINRVISEKEEFKPKKSVRVKPKERFEPMMEVDLHIHNLTKSNKGMGNYEMLSLQLDTAKHKLEYAMKNRIQKIVFIHGVGEGVLRMELEYLFNRYDNLKYYDANYQKYGVGATEVYIYQNPK, from the coding sequence ATGAAGTTTAAAAAAGGAGATACCGTTTCTGTTTTAGATGAAGATATCACGGGCGTGATTTTAAAGATTGAAGGGATGTCTGTTTCAGTAGAAACGACAGATGGTTTTATTTTAGAATTTGATGCTCACGAACTCATAAAAATTAAATCAGATACAGGTTTAGAGTCTCAACTCTTTCTAGATAATTCTATCAATCGAGTAATTTCAGAGAAGGAAGAGTTCAAGCCTAAAAAATCGGTTAGAGTGAAGCCTAAAGAACGATTTGAGCCTATGATGGAGGTCGATTTACATATTCATAATCTAACAAAATCGAATAAAGGCATGGGGAATTACGAGATGCTAAGTTTGCAATTAGACACGGCAAAACATAAACTAGAGTATGCCATGAAAAATAGAATTCAAAAAATTGTATTTATCCATGGCGTAGGTGAAGGGGTGCTAAGAATGGAGCTTGAGTATTTATTTAATCGCTACGATAATTTAAAATATTACGATGCGAATTATCAGAAATATGGGGTTGGAGCAACCGAGGTTTATATCTATCAGAATCCAAAATAG
- a CDS encoding CCC motif membrane protein has translation MERIHLNTTPIFVLSGLGLLCCCFGGLGVIPAGIAFYMANNKLKEAALVPENYDNIEGMNTAKTIALVILVINGINLLYTIYSLATTDWDVIIEQSHEVMRQYGYE, from the coding sequence ATGGAAAGAATTCATTTAAATACCACCCCCATTTTTGTCTTATCTGGACTAGGACTACTGTGTTGTTGTTTTGGCGGATTAGGTGTTATCCCGGCAGGAATAGCCTTTTATATGGCTAACAATAAACTAAAAGAAGCTGCTTTAGTTCCTGAAAATTACGATAATATTGAAGGCATGAACACCGCGAAAACCATAGCTTTGGTTATTTTAGTAATAAATGGAATAAATTTACTTTATACTATTTACAGCTTGGCTACTACAGATTGGGATGTCATTATAGAACAAAGTCATGAAGTTATGCGTCAATATGGTTATGAGTAA
- a CDS encoding ZIP family metal transporter gives MKSYLLPIIAVVLGVILALVSKSKPAFKTKLLLSFSGAFLLALTLFELLPEVYHHLDPKQTGLFIMLGILLQIVLEFFSKGAEHGHVHVHKHDNNFPWLLFISLCIHSFLEGFPIHHHNDMVYGVLIHKIPIATLITTYLLQSHYSKMQVVAFLTLFTIMTPLGTFISNHVTLVEDYIHLINAIVIGIFFHISTTILFESSEGHKFNLSKLIAIFAGVAIAYAI, from the coding sequence ATGAAATCATATTTACTTCCCATAATTGCCGTAGTTTTAGGTGTTATTTTAGCGCTTGTTAGCAAATCTAAACCTGCTTTTAAAACCAAGTTATTACTCTCGTTTAGCGGTGCGTTTTTATTGGCTTTAACTTTATTTGAATTACTACCAGAAGTTTACCATCATTTAGATCCGAAACAAACAGGATTATTTATAATGCTTGGTATTTTACTTCAAATTGTACTCGAATTTTTCTCTAAAGGTGCCGAACACGGACATGTTCATGTGCATAAACACGACAATAATTTCCCATGGCTGCTATTTATAAGTTTATGTATTCATAGTTTTTTAGAAGGGTTCCCGATCCATCACCATAACGATATGGTGTACGGTGTTTTAATTCATAAAATTCCTATCGCAACATTAATTACAACCTATTTATTACAATCGCATTACAGTAAGATGCAAGTTGTTGCTTTTCTTACCTTATTTACTATAATGACTCCGCTTGGCACATTTATATCTAATCATGTTACTTTAGTAGAAGATTATATTCATCTTATAAATGCTATTGTAATTGGTATATTTTTCCATATATCAACCACCATATTGTTTGAAAGTAGTGAAGGTCATAAATTTAATTTAAGTAAATTAATTGCTATTTTCGCAGGAGTTGCGATTGCCTATGCCATTTAA
- a CDS encoding DUF6452 family protein, producing the protein MKNSFLFLVFIALCFMGCERDDICSNETPTTPSLIIRFYDVTNPNTDVLKSVTNLRVQGVGNDEVLPGYNVVATDSIAIPLKTTDTITQYKLHEEYVVNDNGTPDDTSDDYVTGNEDIITITYDREDVYVSRACGYKTVYRNVSINVEPDDDNWIQLVRSVNDNQSVEDENEEHFKLYH; encoded by the coding sequence ATGAAAAACTCATTCCTGTTTTTAGTCTTCATTGCACTCTGTTTTATGGGCTGTGAAAGAGATGATATTTGCTCTAACGAAACACCCACCACTCCTAGCCTAATTATTCGTTTTTACGATGTTACCAATCCTAATACCGATGTATTAAAAAGCGTTACAAACCTAAGAGTTCAGGGTGTTGGCAATGACGAAGTGCTTCCGGGTTACAATGTTGTTGCTACAGATTCTATCGCCATTCCGTTAAAAACTACAGATACCATTACGCAATATAAATTACACGAAGAATATGTAGTTAATGATAATGGAACACCAGACGATACAAGCGATGACTATGTTACAGGAAATGAAGATATAATTACCATTACCTACGACAGGGAAGATGTTTATGTTTCTCGTGCCTGTGGATACAAAACGGTTTATAGAAATGTTAGCATAAATGTTGAACCAGATGATGATAATTGGATACAATTAGTACGATCTGTAAACGATAACCAATCTGTAGAAGATGAAAATGAAGAACATTTTAAATTATATCATTAG
- a CDS encoding DUF4268 domain-containing protein: protein MFSKEESRQLRELFWTSFGKSFPRKWLLYNTKIKGFSFKFHFDTKSALVALDLEDNLEKRIENWGKLESLKSILKDDYLPDAIFEEEFILENGKEISRIYVPLNQKVSIHNKNTWQDVMEFLNEKMSLFEAFFEDYEEVLKD, encoded by the coding sequence ATGTTTAGTAAAGAAGAATCAAGACAGTTAAGAGAATTATTTTGGACCAGTTTCGGAAAGTCGTTTCCTAGAAAATGGCTTTTATACAATACAAAAATTAAGGGCTTTAGTTTTAAATTTCATTTTGATACTAAAAGTGCTTTAGTTGCTCTAGACCTTGAAGACAATCTAGAAAAAAGAATAGAAAATTGGGGAAAGTTAGAATCTTTAAAGTCAATTTTAAAGGACGATTATTTACCCGACGCTATTTTTGAGGAAGAATTTATTCTAGAAAACGGAAAAGAAATTTCTAGGATTTATGTGCCTTTAAATCAAAAAGTATCTATCCATAATAAAAATACTTGGCAGGATGTCATGGAATTTTTAAACGAAAAAATGTCTCTGTTTGAAGCCTTTTTCGAAGATTACGAAGAGGTGCTTAAAGATTAA
- the rlmD gene encoding 23S rRNA (uracil(1939)-C(5))-methyltransferase RlmD yields the protein MSRRNKKQVFTNIEVLDAGAKGKTIAKSPDGAVIFLPNAVPGDVVDIQTFKKRKAYYEGKATVFHKLSDKRTTPVCEHFGVCGGCKWQDMDYKYQLFYKQKEVENNLRRLGHIELPEVTPILGSAKQYFYRNKMEFSFSDSRWLTLEEIQSDKDLGDKNALGFHIPGMWDKILDIKKCHLQEDPSNAIRNAVKTFAIENDLEFFNTRNQTGLLRTLMIRTASTGELMVLIQFFKEDKGKRELLLNYIKETFPEITALLYIINTKANDTIYDQDIEYFSGRDHIFEEMEGLKFKINAKSFYQTNSDQAYELYKVTRDFAGLTGNELVYDLYTGTGTIAQFVARNAKKVVGVEAVPDAILAAKENAKANNIDNVDFYVGDMKNVFNAEFIKTHGHPDIIITDPPRDGMHKDVVEMLLNVAPEKIVYVSCNSATQARDLALMDSMYKVTKVRAVDMFPQTHHVENVVLLEKR from the coding sequence ATGTCTAGAAGAAATAAAAAACAAGTTTTTACAAATATAGAAGTCCTTGATGCTGGTGCTAAAGGAAAAACTATAGCTAAATCTCCAGATGGCGCTGTCATTTTTTTACCAAATGCTGTTCCTGGAGATGTGGTAGATATTCAAACCTTTAAAAAACGTAAAGCCTATTACGAAGGTAAAGCAACGGTTTTTCATAAGTTATCAGATAAACGTACAACACCAGTTTGCGAGCATTTTGGAGTTTGTGGTGGATGTAAATGGCAGGATATGGATTATAAATATCAGCTATTTTATAAGCAAAAAGAAGTTGAAAATAATTTACGCCGGTTAGGCCATATAGAATTACCAGAAGTCACTCCTATTTTAGGATCTGCAAAGCAATATTTCTACAGAAATAAAATGGAATTTTCGTTTAGCGACAGTCGTTGGTTAACCCTAGAGGAAATCCAATCTGACAAAGATTTAGGCGATAAAAATGCTTTAGGATTTCATATTCCAGGAATGTGGGATAAAATTTTAGACATAAAAAAATGTCATCTGCAAGAAGATCCTTCAAATGCTATACGAAATGCTGTAAAAACATTTGCGATTGAAAATGATTTAGAGTTCTTCAACACTCGAAATCAAACCGGACTTTTACGTACTTTAATGATACGTACGGCATCTACAGGCGAATTAATGGTTTTAATTCAATTTTTTAAAGAAGATAAGGGGAAACGTGAATTATTACTGAATTATATAAAGGAAACGTTTCCTGAAATTACCGCTTTATTATACATTATAAACACCAAGGCTAACGATACTATTTACGATCAAGACATTGAATATTTTAGTGGACGCGATCATATTTTTGAGGAAATGGAAGGGCTAAAATTCAAAATTAATGCGAAGTCTTTCTATCAAACAAATTCCGATCAAGCTTACGAATTATATAAAGTAACGCGCGATTTTGCAGGATTAACTGGCAACGAATTAGTATACGATTTATATACCGGAACCGGAACTATTGCACAATTTGTTGCTAGAAACGCTAAAAAAGTGGTTGGTGTAGAAGCCGTTCCAGATGCCATTTTAGCGGCAAAAGAGAATGCTAAAGCAAATAATATAGATAATGTAGATTTTTATGTTGGAGACATGAAAAATGTATTCAATGCCGAATTTATAAAAACTCATGGTCACCCAGATATTATAATTACAGATCCACCTCGAGACGGGATGCATAAAGATGTCGTAGAAATGCTACTTAACGTTGCTCCAGAAAAAATTGTATATGTTAGTTGTAACAGTGCTACCCAAGCAAGAGATTTGGCCTTAATGGATAGCATGTATAAAGTAACAAAAGTTCGTGCTGTAGATATGTTTCCGCAAACGCATCATGTAGAAAATGTTGTACTATTAGAAAAACGATAA
- the fumC gene encoding class II fumarate hydratase, whose amino-acid sequence MDYRIEKDTMGEVKVPADKLWGAQTERSRNNFKIGAPASMPLEIVYGFAYLKKAAAFTNCELGVLPIEKRDLIAQVCDEILEGKHDDQFPLVVWQTGSGTQSNMNANEVIANRAHQLAGFVIGEGEKTIQPNDDVNKSQSSNDTFPTGMHIAAYKKIIENTIPSVTQLRDTLKKKSEEFKNVVKIGRTHLMDATPLTLGQEFSGYVSQLDHGLKALENTLPHLSELALGGTAVGTGLNTPKGYSKRVAEYIAKFTGLPFITAKNKFEALAAHDAIVESHGALKQLAVSLNKIANDIRMMASGPRSGIGEIIIPANEPGSSIMPGKVNPTQCEALTMVCAQVIGNDVAISVAGTQGHYELNVFKPIMALNFLQSAQLLGDACVSFDIHCAAGIEPNHKVIKELLNNSLMLVTALNTKIGYYKAAEIANTAHKNGTTLKEEAINLGYVTAEDYDEWVKPEDMI is encoded by the coding sequence ATGGATTATCGGATAGAAAAAGACACCATGGGCGAAGTAAAAGTGCCTGCAGACAAACTTTGGGGTGCACAAACAGAACGTTCTCGTAATAATTTTAAAATTGGAGCACCGGCATCGATGCCTTTAGAAATTGTTTACGGATTCGCTTATTTAAAAAAGGCGGCTGCTTTTACTAATTGTGAATTAGGTGTTTTACCTATTGAAAAACGTGATCTTATTGCTCAGGTTTGTGATGAAATTTTAGAAGGGAAACATGACGATCAATTCCCATTGGTTGTTTGGCAAACAGGTTCTGGTACACAAAGTAACATGAATGCCAACGAAGTTATTGCTAATAGAGCGCATCAATTAGCAGGTTTTGTTATTGGTGAAGGTGAAAAAACAATTCAACCAAACGACGACGTGAATAAATCGCAATCGTCTAACGACACCTTCCCTACAGGTATGCATATTGCAGCCTATAAAAAAATTATAGAAAATACGATTCCTAGTGTAACTCAGCTTCGCGACACTTTAAAGAAGAAGTCTGAAGAATTTAAAAATGTAGTTAAAATTGGACGTACACACTTAATGGATGCTACGCCTTTAACTTTAGGTCAGGAATTTTCTGGTTATGTATCTCAATTAGATCACGGCTTAAAAGCACTAGAAAACACTTTACCTCACTTAAGCGAATTGGCTTTAGGAGGAACAGCTGTTGGTACCGGATTAAATACACCAAAAGGATACTCTAAACGCGTTGCAGAATATATAGCGAAATTTACTGGACTACCTTTTATTACAGCTAAAAATAAATTTGAAGCTTTGGCTGCACATGATGCTATTGTAGAATCGCATGGTGCTTTAAAGCAATTGGCTGTGTCTTTAAATAAAATTGCCAACGATATTAGAATGATGGCTTCTGGACCACGTAGTGGAATTGGAGAAATTATTATTCCTGCTAACGAACCAGGAAGTTCTATTATGCCAGGAAAAGTAAACCCAACCCAATGTGAAGCATTAACTATGGTTTGTGCTCAAGTTATTGGTAACGATGTGGCTATTTCTGTTGCAGGAACGCAAGGACATTACGAGTTAAATGTATTTAAACCTATCATGGCTTTAAATTTCTTACAATCTGCTCAACTTTTAGGTGATGCTTGTGTTAGTTTTGATATTCATTGTGCTGCAGGTATAGAACCTAACCACAAAGTGATAAAAGAATTATTAAACAATTCATTAATGTTAGTTACTGCTCTAAACACTAAAATTGGATATTACAAAGCGGCCGAAATTGCAAATACTGCACATAAAAACGGGACTACTTTAAAAGAGGAAGCTATTAATTTAGGTTATGTAACTGCCGAAGATTATGACGAATGGGTAAAACCAGAAGATATGATTTAA
- a CDS encoding lipid-binding SYLF domain-containing protein yields the protein MNNLKKIVLGALFLCIGISVAAQSEKDTEIIKDAETAKQTLIHDCPDLKNYFNKAAGYVIFPNTGQGAFIVGAASGNGVLYKKGGKVLGMASLKKLNLGFQAGGEAFIEVIFFETKKELNKFKKGTFEFDAFASATLVDRGKSFNGKFAKGVAVFTKTKGGLIAQISVGTQKFKFRKF from the coding sequence ATGAATAACTTAAAAAAAATAGTCTTAGGTGCTCTCTTTTTATGTATTGGTATTTCTGTTGCTGCACAAAGCGAAAAGGATACCGAGATTATAAAAGATGCCGAAACTGCCAAACAAACTTTAATACACGACTGCCCTGATTTAAAGAATTACTTTAATAAAGCTGCTGGATATGTAATTTTTCCAAACACCGGACAAGGCGCTTTTATAGTTGGTGCGGCTTCAGGAAATGGTGTGTTGTACAAAAAGGGAGGCAAAGTTTTAGGAATGGCGAGTTTAAAAAAATTAAATCTTGGTTTTCAAGCTGGTGGTGAAGCTTTTATAGAAGTGATTTTCTTTGAAACAAAAAAGGAATTAAACAAATTTAAAAAAGGGACGTTCGAGTTTGATGCCTTTGCTTCTGCAACTTTAGTTGATAGAGGAAAATCTTTTAATGGAAAATTTGCAAAAGGAGTTGCTGTATTTACTAAAACCAAAGGTGGCCTAATAGCCCAAATATCTGTAGGCACCCAAAAATTTAAATTCAGAAAATTTTAG
- a CDS encoding THUMP domain-containing class I SAM-dependent RNA methyltransferase produces the protein MENNFKMVAKTLFGFEELLANELTKLGALQVKIGVRNVSFVGDKGFMYKCNLGLRTAIKILKPIKTFRVRSEQDIYDNIYKMPWEDYLKPTGTLAVDATVNSTVFTHSLYIAQKTKDAIVDKFRKDTGVRPSVDLKFPDLKINIHIDREQCTVSLDTSGDSLHKRGYKTATNIAPINEVLAAGLIMLSGWDGQTDFMDPMCGSGTILAEAAMIACNIPPNLMRKEFAFERWEDWDVELFEKIEESLLNKTRDFHHKIIGFDKSPSAVAKANENVKNAHLDEFITIKHEDFFKTQKGGDEKLHMLFNPPYGERLNIEMEEFYKHIGDTLKQNYPGTDAWLITSNLEALKYVGLRPSRKIKLFNAKLESRLVKYVMYEGSKKAKKQGL, from the coding sequence ATGGAGAATAATTTTAAAATGGTTGCCAAAACCTTATTTGGCTTTGAAGAATTATTAGCAAACGAATTAACAAAACTAGGTGCACTACAAGTTAAGATAGGTGTAAGAAACGTTAGTTTTGTTGGGGATAAAGGTTTTATGTACAAATGTAATTTGGGCTTACGTACGGCTATAAAAATTTTAAAACCTATTAAAACCTTTCGGGTTCGTTCAGAACAAGATATTTACGATAACATTTATAAAATGCCATGGGAAGACTATTTAAAGCCCACAGGTACTTTAGCTGTAGATGCTACAGTAAACTCAACAGTATTTACACATTCCCTATACATCGCCCAAAAAACAAAAGATGCAATCGTTGATAAGTTTAGAAAAGATACTGGAGTACGACCAAGTGTTGATTTAAAATTTCCAGATTTAAAGATAAACATCCATATTGATAGAGAACAATGCACGGTATCTTTAGATACTTCTGGCGATTCTTTACATAAACGTGGTTATAAAACAGCCACTAATATTGCGCCCATTAATGAAGTATTGGCAGCGGGCTTAATCATGCTATCGGGCTGGGATGGTCAAACCGACTTTATGGATCCAATGTGTGGAAGTGGAACTATTTTGGCTGAAGCAGCAATGATTGCTTGTAATATTCCGCCAAATTTAATGCGTAAAGAATTTGCTTTTGAACGTTGGGAAGATTGGGATGTAGAGCTTTTTGAAAAAATAGAAGAATCGTTACTGAATAAAACACGCGATTTTCATCATAAAATAATAGGGTTCGATAAATCGCCTTCGGCAGTTGCTAAAGCCAATGAAAATGTGAAAAATGCGCATTTAGATGAATTTATAACCATTAAACATGAAGATTTCTTTAAAACCCAAAAAGGAGGAGATGAGAAATTACACATGTTGTTTAATCCGCCATATGGGGAACGATTAAATATAGAAATGGAAGAGTTCTATAAACATATTGGAGATACTTTAAAACAGAATTATCCGGGGACAGATGCCTGGCTAATTACCTCGAATTTAGAAGCTTTAAAATATGTGGGATTAAGACCTTCGCGAAAAATTAAACTCTTCAATGCTAAATTAGAATCTCGTTTAGTGAAATATGTCATGTACGAAGGCAGCAAAAAAGCAAAAAAGCAAGGGTTATAA
- the rocD gene encoding ornithine--oxo-acid transaminase has product MAVLDQITSQQAIDLENKYGAHNYHPLPVVLTKGEGVYVWDVEGKKYYDFLSAYSAVNQGHCHPKIVGAMMEQAQQLTLTSRAFYNDVLGAYEKFACEYFGFDKLLPMNTGAEAVETALKLCRKWAYEVKGIDENEAEIIVCENNFHGRTTTIISFSNDPVARENFGPFTKGFIKIEYDNLEALESALKDNPNVAGFLVEPIQGEAGVYVPSDGYLAKAKALCEKYNVLFIADEVQTGIARTGQLLAVNHENVKPDILILGKALSGGAYPVSAVLADNVVMDVIKPGNHGSTFGGNPVAAAVAIAALTVVKEENLAENAEALGQLFRSELSAFIEKSSIAKLVRGKGLLNAVLINDTEDSDTAWNICLALRDNGLLAKPTHGNIIRFAPPLVMNKEQLLDCVQIIINTLKQFEK; this is encoded by the coding sequence ATGGCTGTTTTAGACCAAATAACTTCTCAGCAAGCAATCGACCTAGAAAATAAATACGGTGCTCACAACTATCATCCGTTACCTGTAGTTTTAACTAAAGGTGAAGGTGTTTATGTTTGGGATGTAGAGGGAAAAAAGTATTACGATTTTTTATCCGCTTATTCTGCAGTAAACCAAGGACATTGTCACCCTAAAATTGTAGGAGCAATGATGGAGCAGGCGCAACAATTAACTTTAACTTCTCGTGCTTTTTACAATGATGTGCTAGGCGCATACGAAAAATTTGCTTGCGAATATTTTGGTTTCGATAAATTATTACCAATGAATACTGGGGCAGAGGCTGTAGAAACAGCTCTGAAATTATGTAGAAAATGGGCATACGAAGTTAAAGGTATTGATGAAAATGAAGCCGAAATAATTGTTTGCGAAAATAATTTTCACGGTAGAACAACAACTATCATTTCATTTTCTAACGATCCGGTAGCTCGTGAAAATTTTGGACCTTTTACAAAAGGTTTTATAAAAATTGAATACGATAATTTAGAAGCTTTAGAATCGGCTTTAAAAGATAACCCTAATGTTGCAGGTTTTTTAGTAGAACCAATACAAGGAGAAGCGGGAGTATATGTACCAAGCGACGGTTATTTAGCAAAAGCAAAAGCATTATGCGAAAAATATAATGTTTTATTTATAGCCGACGAAGTACAAACAGGTATTGCAAGAACAGGGCAATTACTGGCTGTAAATCATGAAAATGTAAAACCGGATATATTAATATTAGGAAAGGCATTAAGCGGAGGGGCGTACCCAGTTAGTGCAGTGCTTGCCGATAATGTGGTTATGGATGTGATTAAACCAGGAAATCACGGAAGTACGTTTGGAGGTAACCCAGTAGCAGCAGCGGTAGCTATTGCGGCACTCACGGTTGTTAAGGAAGAGAATTTAGCCGAAAATGCAGAAGCTCTAGGCCAGTTATTTAGAAGTGAATTGAGTGCATTTATTGAAAAAAGTTCTATAGCAAAGCTGGTTCGTGGTAAAGGGTTATTAAATGCTGTATTAATTAACGATACAGAAGATAGTGATACGGCTTGGAATATTTGTTTAGCGCTAAGAGATAATGGATTGTTAGCCAAACCAACCCACGGAAATATTATCCGTTTTGCACCACCTTTAGTTATGAATAAAGAGCAGTTATTAGACTGTGTTCAAATTATAATTAATACTTTAAAGCAATTCGAAAAGTAG
- a CDS encoding DUF2752 domain-containing protein, with amino-acid sequence MSSIEDYMLPCLNKKLFGFECLGCGLQRAVALIFNGEFFAAFKMYPAIYTLILLAFFLIFNLFKTIKHQESIKKWLFIVNLVIIISSYIYKLTLK; translated from the coding sequence ATGTCTTCTATAGAAGATTACATGCTACCTTGTTTAAATAAAAAACTTTTCGGTTTTGAATGTTTGGGTTGCGGATTGCAACGTGCTGTTGCCTTAATTTTTAACGGTGAGTTTTTTGCTGCTTTTAAAATGTATCCTGCCATTTATACCTTAATCCTTCTTGCTTTTTTTCTTATCTTTAATTTGTTTAAAACCATAAAACACCAAGAATCAATAAAAAAATGGCTGTTTATTGTTAACCTTGTTATCATTATTAGCAGTTATATTTATAAACTAACCTTAAAATAA
- a CDS encoding class I SAM-dependent methyltransferase encodes MIKDKTTWYVSWFDTPFYHTLYKDRDDREAQLFMDNLTQYLNISETGKILDLACGKGRHSIYLNSLGYNVVGADLSENSINFAKQFENETLKFKVHDMCKPFPDTFDAVFNLFTSFGYFDDEEDNLNTIKAIKSDLNEYGIGVIDFMNTDYVIANLVPEETKQVDDITFHLKRFVKDNYIIKDISFTLQGEDYNFQERVKAFTLKDFEALFEAAEVNLLEVFGNYKLQKFDAKTSDRLVMLFK; translated from the coding sequence ATGATAAAAGATAAAACAACCTGGTACGTATCGTGGTTCGATACGCCTTTTTACCACACCTTATACAAAGATAGAGACGATAGAGAGGCCCAATTATTTATGGATAACCTTACCCAATATTTAAATATTTCTGAAACTGGTAAGATTCTCGATTTAGCCTGCGGTAAAGGAAGACATTCCATTTACCTAAACTCTTTAGGATATAATGTTGTTGGAGCTGATTTATCTGAAAACAGTATTAACTTCGCTAAACAATTTGAGAACGAAACTCTTAAATTTAAAGTGCACGATATGTGCAAACCGTTTCCGGACACTTTTGATGCCGTTTTTAATTTATTTACAAGTTTTGGTTATTTTGATGATGAAGAAGACAACTTAAATACCATTAAAGCCATAAAAAGCGATTTAAACGAATACGGTATTGGAGTTATCGATTTTATGAATACCGACTATGTTATTGCTAATTTAGTTCCAGAAGAAACCAAGCAAGTAGACGATATTACCTTTCATTTAAAACGTTTTGTAAAAGATAATTATATTATAAAAGACATTTCGTTTACTTTACAAGGTGAAGATTATAACTTTCAAGAACGTGTAAAAGCTTTTACCTTAAAAGATTTTGAAGCCCTTTTTGAAGCTGCCGAAGTTAACTTATTAGAAGTTTTTGGAAATTATAAATTACAAAAGTTTGATGCAAAAACATCAGACCGTTTAGTTATGCTTTTTAAATAA
- a CDS encoding DUF6048 family protein produces MKNILNYIISTAFCVFLFTVNLSAQNDEMKVTSSDTLTVVSKDSTVIKEKYGLRLGLELSQLVRTAFEDDYQGFEVMGDYRITKFLYLAGEFGAENITLSNDFYNATTKGSYFKAGIDYNAYRNWLDMENMIYGGLRIGASTFSQTLNSYSVYSENQYWTPQFSSSDLREYNGLSALWAELVLGIKAEVLNNLYLGVHVEFKGMLAQKEPDNFENLYVPGFYKTYDSLGIGFGFGYSVSYLIPLYKKEK; encoded by the coding sequence ATGAAGAACATTTTAAATTATATCATTAGTACCGCGTTCTGTGTTTTTCTTTTCACAGTAAACCTTTCTGCTCAAAATGACGAGATGAAAGTGACATCTAGTGATACACTGACCGTAGTAAGCAAAGATTCTACTGTTATAAAAGAAAAATACGGATTACGATTAGGTTTAGAATTAAGTCAATTAGTAAGAACAGCCTTTGAAGATGATTATCAAGGATTTGAAGTTATGGGAGATTATAGAATCACAAAATTCTTGTATCTCGCTGGCGAATTTGGTGCTGAAAACATAACGTTAAGCAACGATTTTTATAATGCTACAACTAAAGGGTCTTACTTTAAAGCTGGAATAGATTATAATGCCTACCGAAATTGGTTAGACATGGAAAACATGATTTATGGCGGATTACGTATTGGAGCAAGTACTTTCAGTCAGACTTTAAACAGTTATTCGGTGTATAGTGAAAACCAATACTGGACACCCCAATTTTCTTCATCAGACCTTAGAGAGTATAATGGTTTAAGCGCATTGTGGGCAGAACTCGTTTTGGGTATTAAAGCAGAGGTATTAAACAATTTATATTTAGGTGTACATGTAGAATTTAAGGGTATGTTAGCACAAAAGGAACCCGATAATTTCGAAAATTTGTATGTACCCGGATTTTATAAAACCTACGACAGCTTAGGTATTGGATTTGGGTTTGGTTATTCTGTTTCTTACCTAATTCCGCTTTACAAAAAGGAAAAATAG